Proteins encoded by one window of Salmonirosea aquatica:
- a CDS encoding fatty acid desaturase family protein, whose protein sequence is MDANTKRNSILILETILVFIGISGLAIALFNAPISGTFRGVLYVPLLLFQGLWFYRFYIVGHEASHRKLFVNHRFLNDLLGSLILLPILVPINVYRKIHMFHHGFNRKDDHTSVLDTFTTRNLTPLKRTYYYALWYLSVFCGGFFLHSLVSVLLFLFVPPRLAPKISPAFHGWSLGEQMKAIALFGLGVGFHGLVFYLFGKTTYLLVLGFPMLSFAWVLSLLVYIFHYDTTVGDGVRYNVRSVERVPFFSWVLLNFNEHATHHQHPNIPWYELPRKRKPLPEAYARRNQNTYNFFKAITNQLKGPRIVYEEDTKKVGTD, encoded by the coding sequence ATGGATGCGAACACGAAGCGAAACAGCATTCTTATCCTGGAAACTATCCTGGTGTTCATAGGGATTAGCGGTTTGGCAATCGCTCTTTTCAACGCGCCTATCTCGGGTACCTTCCGGGGGGTGCTTTACGTACCCCTGCTTTTGTTTCAGGGGCTCTGGTTTTATCGTTTCTACATCGTTGGGCACGAGGCTTCGCATCGGAAGCTATTTGTCAACCATCGCTTTCTGAATGACTTGCTGGGTTCGCTGATCTTGCTACCCATTCTGGTGCCGATCAATGTCTATCGCAAAATCCATATGTTTCACCACGGCTTCAACCGCAAGGATGATCATACGTCCGTTCTGGATACGTTTACGACCCGCAACCTGACACCGCTGAAAAGAACTTACTACTATGCCCTGTGGTACCTCAGCGTTTTTTGTGGGGGCTTTTTCCTGCATTCGCTGGTATCGGTGCTACTGTTTCTGTTCGTTCCGCCCCGCCTGGCTCCCAAAATCTCGCCGGCCTTCCACGGGTGGAGTTTGGGCGAGCAGATGAAAGCCATCGCCCTGTTCGGTCTGGGGGTAGGTTTTCATGGGCTGGTCTTCTACCTTTTTGGAAAAACGACCTACCTGCTAGTGTTGGGATTTCCCATGCTTTCGTTTGCCTGGGTGTTGTCGCTGCTGGTGTATATTTTTCACTACGATACCACCGTAGGCGACGGCGTGCGGTACAATGTACGGTCGGTGGAGCGGGTACCTTTCTTTTCGTGGGTATTGCTCAACTTCAACGAACACGCCACCCACCACCAGCATCCCAACATTCCGTGGTATGAGCTACCCCGCAAACGCAAACCCCTGCCCGAGGCCTACGCCCGCCGCAACCAGAACACTTACAATTTTTTTAAAGCCATCACCAACCAGCTGAAAGGTCCGAGGATTGTGTATGAAGAGGATACTAAGAAAGTCGGTACCGACTGA
- a CDS encoding cytochrome d ubiquinol oxidase subunit II: MLLTIIAILGVAFILYTVLGGADYGAGIVETFAGKRGEKTISKALAPVWEANHVWLILAIVILFTGFPRVYATISTALHIPLMVVLIGIVLRGSFFTFRHYDIGEVGTHPYYTTIFKVSSFVTPFFLGITLGAMILGRVSLDATGTFYEQYIGPWLNGFCVAMGIFSTLLFGYIASIFLIGETVHSPERHRYIRFSKLFMVLTFGVGILVFVIAEFENHPVFAAFFSSWPSLVAFGGVVLLIPVVLYLINHPWVVYLRLAIGLQVALIMVGWFAIQYPVLVFERSGNHLTFYNTQAPEATLFQLLIALFVGLLLVVPCFFFLFKVFKPATDEHRVK; the protein is encoded by the coding sequence ATGCTGCTGACTATCATTGCTATACTGGGCGTAGCCTTTATCCTGTACACGGTGCTGGGTGGTGCCGATTACGGGGCGGGTATCGTAGAAACATTTGCAGGCAAACGCGGCGAAAAAACGATTTCCAAGGCCCTGGCCCCCGTTTGGGAGGCTAATCACGTATGGCTTATCTTGGCGATCGTGATTCTGTTCACCGGATTTCCGCGGGTATACGCTACCATCAGCACGGCCCTGCACATACCTCTGATGGTGGTTTTGATCGGGATTGTACTGCGGGGCTCGTTCTTTACCTTCCGGCATTACGACATCGGTGAGGTAGGTACCCACCCCTATTACACCACCATTTTCAAGGTATCCAGCTTCGTCACGCCTTTTTTTCTGGGGATCACACTCGGGGCTATGATCCTGGGTCGGGTAAGCCTGGATGCTACGGGTACCTTCTACGAGCAGTACATCGGGCCGTGGCTCAATGGCTTCTGCGTAGCCATGGGAATTTTCTCGACCCTGCTTTTTGGCTATATCGCCTCTATTTTCCTAATCGGCGAAACGGTCCATTCGCCGGAACGGCATCGCTACATCCGGTTTTCCAAACTTTTTATGGTGCTTACTTTTGGGGTAGGTATTTTGGTTTTTGTGATTGCAGAATTCGAGAACCATCCCGTGTTCGCGGCTTTTTTTAGTTCCTGGCCTAGCCTGGTGGCTTTTGGGGGTGTGGTGCTGCTGATACCCGTGGTCCTGTATTTGATAAATCACCCCTGGGTCGTCTACCTACGGCTGGCGATTGGATTACAAGTAGCCTTGATTATGGTAGGCTGGTTCGCCATTCAGTACCCGGTTCTGGTTTTTGAGCGTAGCGGCAACCACCTGACTTTCTACAATACGCAGGCCCCCGAAGCTACCCTGTTTCAGTTGCTGATCGCGCTGTTTGTGGGGCTGTTGCTGGTAGTACCCTGCTTCTTTTTTCTGTTCAAGGTGTTCAAACCTGCTACTGATGAACACCGGGTCAAGTAA
- a CDS encoding cytochrome ubiquinol oxidase subunit I — translation MEDLLAARLQMALSLGFHIIFACIGMTMPVLMAFSEWRWLRTNRQEYLDLAKAWSRGVALFFAVGAVSGTVLSFELGLLFPGFMRHAGAIIGMPFSWEGTAFFVEAIALGVFLYGWDRLNKWVHWASGVLVGISGVLSGIFVVSANAWMNSPSGFTWENGQAKNIDPVAAMFNDAWLSQALHMTLAAFVATAFAVAGVHAFLLLKNLGNVFHRTAVRMALSFGAVAALLQPLSGDFSAKDVAERQPAKLAALESHFKTSQPADLIIGGIPDSEKEEVHYAIHIPKALSFLAHGDFNAQVTGLDQFPKAERPPVLIVHLAFQFMVGIGFLLATAGLLFLLFNWRWKRYLARKGWLLFIACLTPLGFLAVEAGWIVTEVGRQPWIIYKVMKTKDAVSPMPGLHYSLYTIVAVYLLLTFMLAWLMQRQIATVEEFYPSARNSID, via the coding sequence ATGGAAGACCTGCTCGCCGCCCGGCTACAAATGGCCCTTTCGCTGGGCTTTCACATCATCTTTGCCTGCATCGGCATGACCATGCCCGTGCTGATGGCGTTCAGCGAGTGGCGGTGGCTGCGTACCAACCGGCAGGAGTACCTCGATCTGGCCAAGGCGTGGTCGCGGGGTGTGGCGTTGTTTTTTGCGGTGGGAGCCGTGTCGGGTACGGTACTTTCCTTTGAGCTAGGGCTGCTGTTTCCGGGTTTTATGCGGCATGCCGGGGCTATCATCGGCATGCCTTTTTCGTGGGAGGGTACCGCTTTCTTCGTAGAGGCCATTGCACTGGGGGTTTTTCTGTACGGCTGGGATCGGCTGAACAAATGGGTCCATTGGGCTTCGGGCGTGCTGGTGGGGATTTCGGGGGTACTTTCGGGTATCTTCGTGGTGTCGGCCAATGCCTGGATGAACAGCCCCTCCGGGTTTACCTGGGAAAACGGACAAGCTAAAAACATAGATCCCGTGGCGGCGATGTTCAATGATGCCTGGCTGTCGCAGGCGCTGCACATGACCCTGGCGGCTTTTGTGGCTACGGCCTTTGCCGTGGCGGGGGTACATGCTTTTCTTTTGCTGAAAAACCTGGGAAATGTGTTCCATCGTACCGCCGTCCGCATGGCGCTTTCCTTCGGAGCGGTAGCAGCCTTACTCCAACCCCTCAGCGGCGACTTTTCGGCTAAGGATGTTGCTGAGCGGCAACCTGCCAAACTGGCCGCGCTGGAATCACACTTCAAAACCAGTCAACCTGCCGATCTAATTATCGGAGGAATTCCCGATTCAGAAAAAGAAGAAGTCCACTACGCCATCCACATTCCGAAAGCTCTGAGCTTTCTGGCCCACGGCGATTTTAACGCCCAGGTTACCGGGCTGGATCAGTTCCCGAAAGCGGAGCGCCCACCCGTCCTGATCGTGCACCTGGCCTTCCAATTCATGGTAGGTATCGGTTTTCTACTGGCTACGGCAGGACTGTTATTTTTGTTGTTCAACTGGCGCTGGAAAAGGTACCTCGCCCGCAAAGGATGGTTGCTATTCATCGCCTGCCTCACGCCACTGGGCTTTCTGGCCGTCGAAGCCGGGTGGATCGTCACGGAGGTAGGGCGGCAGCCATGGATCATTTACAAGGTCATGAAAACCAAAGACGCCGTGTCACCCATGCCGGGACTCCATTATTCCCTGTATACCATTGTCGCCGTGTATCTGTTGCTGACCTTCATGCTGGCGTGGCTGATGCAACGGCAGATCGCCACGGTGGAAGAATTTTATCCTTCGGCCCGAAACTCTATTGACTAA
- a CDS encoding M20/M25/M40 family metallo-hydrolase produces MKFLFLLLFVPYFLHAQQAAPSAERISQHVKYLASDRMKGRGTGSRENDKAARYIIKQFRKLGLAPQGTDGYRQPFTAKVRRVVVPDSLRPTNNVLGFLNNDAPYTIVIGAHFDHLGMGKQGSSKAPQPEGQIHNGADDNASGVAGLLELARYFSQNAIKEPYNFLFIAFGAEELGLQGSRYFVNNPTLPLEKINFMTNMDMIGRYNAGQG; encoded by the coding sequence ATGAAATTCCTCTTTCTATTACTTTTTGTTCCCTATTTTCTTCACGCCCAGCAGGCCGCTCCCTCCGCCGAACGCATCAGCCAACACGTGAAGTACCTTGCCTCCGACCGCATGAAAGGCCGGGGTACCGGTAGCCGCGAAAATGACAAGGCCGCCCGATACATCATCAAACAATTCCGGAAACTGGGTCTCGCTCCCCAGGGTACCGACGGCTATCGACAGCCCTTCACCGCTAAAGTTCGGCGGGTGGTGGTACCCGACAGCCTGCGGCCAACCAACAATGTGCTGGGTTTTCTGAACAACGATGCCCCCTATACCATTGTCATTGGCGCGCATTTCGATCACTTGGGTATGGGTAAACAAGGTAGCTCCAAAGCCCCGCAGCCGGAAGGGCAAATCCACAACGGGGCCGACGACAACGCCTCGGGCGTAGCCGGACTGTTGGAGCTCGCCCGGTATTTCTCACAAAATGCCATCAAAGAGCCGTACAACTTCCTGTTCATTGCCTTCGGGGCCGAAGAGTTAGGCTTGCAGGGATCGCGGTATTTTGTGAATAATCCCACCCTCCCCCTAGAAAAAATCAATTTCATGACCAATATGGATATGATCGGGCGCTATAACGCCGGTCAGGGGTAG
- a CDS encoding M28 family peptidase translates to MFNDVEGEVKFFTDRAGSGGSDHGSFYAKNIPVLFFHTGGHDDYHTPTDDADKVDAQAEAEILNVEIKLIENAMKLPKLNFTEVK, encoded by the coding sequence GTGTTCAATGATGTGGAGGGCGAAGTCAAGTTCTTCACCGACCGTGCGGGCAGCGGTGGCTCCGACCACGGCTCTTTCTACGCCAAAAACATCCCCGTACTCTTCTTTCACACCGGTGGCCACGATGATTATCACACCCCTACCGACGACGCCGACAAAGTGGATGCCCAGGCCGAAGCCGAAATACTGAATGTGGAGATCAAGTTGATTGAAAATGCCATGAAGCTACCCAAGCTGAATTTTACGGAAGTGAAGTGA
- a CDS encoding glycoside hydrolase family 28 protein codes for MAKLPRYLPHTLILVVVLSLASCSTTSNRAISDINDPWNQVPAILKQIKRPVFRDKDYPITTFGAVADGKTDCTEAFRKAIEACNKEGGGRVVVPEGRYLTGAIHLKSNVNLHVSKGATIAFSTRPDDYLPAVFTRWEGIELMGYSPLVYAFEQNNIAITGEGTLDGQANETNWWPWKGVPHYGYKAGTPSQLDKNKRAALFDQAEKGVPVAERQFGDGSYLRPQFVQPYRCENVLIEGVTLINSPMWLLNPVLCTNVTINKVTLTSNGPNNDGCDPESCKNVLIENCYFNTGDDCIAIKSGRNADGRRINVPSQNIIIRNCTMANGHGGVVMGSEISGGVRNVFAHDCKMSSPELERALRIKTNTARGGTVENIYLKDIEVGQVKEQTIIATMIYEDTGNFMPTIRNIEVRNMTVEQGGKTGILLEGYPESPVQNIRLINVTIKGAKTPYKFTNAKDIQTTNVSINGEKVDLNQ; via the coding sequence ATGGCAAAGCTCCCAAGGTACCTTCCTCACACGCTGATTTTAGTAGTAGTATTGAGCCTTGCCTCTTGCAGCACTACGTCAAATCGTGCAATATCCGACATAAACGATCCGTGGAATCAGGTACCTGCCATTCTGAAGCAAATCAAACGGCCGGTTTTCCGCGACAAAGACTACCCCATCACGACCTTCGGAGCCGTGGCGGATGGAAAAACCGATTGTACGGAAGCTTTTCGAAAGGCTATTGAAGCTTGTAATAAAGAAGGAGGCGGCCGGGTAGTCGTGCCGGAGGGTAGGTACCTGACGGGTGCCATTCATTTAAAAAGCAACGTCAATCTGCACGTCAGCAAAGGGGCTACCATCGCCTTTTCGACCCGCCCTGACGACTACCTGCCTGCGGTGTTTACTCGCTGGGAGGGCATCGAGTTGATGGGCTACTCGCCGCTGGTGTATGCTTTTGAGCAAAATAACATCGCCATCACCGGCGAAGGTACCCTCGACGGACAAGCCAACGAAACCAACTGGTGGCCCTGGAAGGGTGTTCCCCACTACGGCTACAAGGCCGGCACGCCCAGTCAGTTGGACAAAAACAAACGGGCGGCTTTGTTTGATCAGGCAGAAAAGGGGGTACCCGTTGCGGAGCGCCAATTTGGCGACGGCTCTTACCTGCGCCCGCAGTTTGTGCAACCCTACCGCTGCGAAAATGTACTGATCGAAGGCGTCACGCTCATCAACTCTCCCATGTGGCTGCTGAATCCGGTGCTGTGTACCAATGTCACGATCAATAAGGTGACCCTGACCAGCAACGGCCCCAATAACGACGGCTGCGACCCGGAATCGTGCAAAAATGTGCTGATCGAAAACTGTTATTTCAATACCGGCGACGACTGCATTGCCATCAAATCGGGCCGCAATGCCGATGGGCGGCGGATCAACGTACCTAGCCAAAACATCATCATCCGGAACTGTACCATGGCCAACGGACACGGGGGCGTGGTGATGGGGAGTGAGATTTCGGGGGGCGTCAGAAATGTGTTTGCCCATGACTGTAAAATGAGCAGTCCCGAACTGGAGCGGGCCCTGCGCATTAAGACCAATACGGCCCGGGGAGGTACCGTTGAAAATATCTACCTGAAAGATATTGAGGTAGGTCAGGTGAAGGAACAAACCATCATTGCCACGATGATTTATGAAGATACCGGCAACTTCATGCCCACCATCCGGAATATCGAAGTGCGCAACATGACCGTGGAGCAGGGTGGCAAAACGGGCATCCTACTGGAAGGCTATCCGGAATCACCCGTGCAGAATATCCGGCTGATCAATGTGACCATCAAAGGAGCTAAAACTCCCTACAAGTTCACTAATGCGAAGGATATACAGACAACTAATGTCTCGATCAACGGAGAAAAGGTTGACTTGAATCAATAG
- a CDS encoding Gfo/Idh/MocA family protein — MQRRDFLSQAGASAGILLTSSLGSPVFPAKVPPARKLGVALVGLGNYSTRQLAPALQETELCRLAGIVTGTPAKAEAWKEKYNIPEKSIYSYENFEQIKYNPDIDIVYVVLPNSMHVEYTIRAALAGKHVICEKPMALNVAECKEMIATCREAGVKLSVGYRLYFEPHHQEVRRLGTEKIYGAVKMMETSLGFSMADPTVWRLNPKLGGGGAIMDLGVYAIQGARRVIGELPVAVTAQGYIRDKTIFKDIYETMLFQMEFPGGAISNSTTTYTSYVDRLYATTGYRWFGLQPAFNATGATGDSSEGKIEFKTPAYQQIRQMDAFAKSIMDNTEPLASGEEGMKDLRIIEAIKQAADTGKRVEIDWKS; from the coding sequence ATGCAACGACGCGATTTCCTTTCCCAGGCCGGTGCTTCTGCCGGGATCCTACTCACTTCTTCGTTAGGAAGTCCGGTTTTTCCGGCTAAGGTACCCCCTGCTCGCAAGCTCGGCGTGGCGCTGGTGGGGCTGGGTAACTACAGTACCCGTCAATTGGCTCCGGCCTTGCAGGAAACGGAACTATGCCGCCTGGCGGGGATTGTTACAGGTACCCCCGCCAAAGCCGAAGCCTGGAAAGAGAAATACAATATTCCGGAAAAAAGTATCTACAGCTACGAGAATTTCGAGCAAATCAAGTACAATCCTGATATCGACATTGTGTACGTGGTGCTGCCCAACTCCATGCACGTCGAGTACACCATCCGGGCAGCTCTGGCCGGCAAACACGTGATTTGTGAAAAACCGATGGCCCTCAACGTGGCCGAATGCAAGGAGATGATCGCGACCTGCCGGGAGGCGGGCGTAAAACTGTCGGTAGGGTACCGTCTGTATTTTGAACCACACCATCAGGAAGTACGTCGCCTGGGTACTGAGAAAATCTATGGTGCCGTGAAGATGATGGAAACCAGCCTGGGCTTCTCCATGGCCGACCCGACGGTGTGGCGGCTCAATCCAAAACTAGGCGGTGGCGGTGCCATTATGGACCTGGGTGTGTACGCCATTCAGGGTGCGCGGCGGGTCATTGGCGAACTCCCGGTGGCCGTGACGGCGCAGGGGTACATCCGCGACAAGACGATCTTCAAGGATATTTACGAAACCATGCTGTTCCAGATGGAATTTCCCGGCGGGGCCATTTCCAATTCTACTACCACCTACACTTCCTACGTCGATCGGCTGTACGCCACCACGGGTTACCGTTGGTTTGGCCTGCAACCGGCCTTTAACGCCACCGGTGCCACGGGCGATTCGAGCGAAGGCAAGATTGAATTCAAAACGCCCGCTTACCAGCAAATCCGGCAGATGGATGCTTTCGCTAAAAGCATCATGGACAATACCGAGCCGCTGGCGTCGGGCGAAGAGGGCATGAAGGACCTTCGCATCATTGAAGCCATCAAGCAGGCCGCCGATACGGGAAAACGCGTGGAAATTGACTGGAAGAGCTGA
- a CDS encoding aldo/keto reductase encodes MNYRKLGKTGFNVSEISLGTWQVGGKWGDDFDHTLAESILHEAVDGGVNFIDTADVYGAGESEKAVGKFVKSRSERIYVATKCGRQLNPHTNEAYQPEVLRQFVEDSLTNMGLETLDLVQLHCPPTEVYYRPEIFELFDRLKDEGKVQNLGISVEKVEEALKGIEFDNVTTVQIIFNMFRQRPSELFFEQAKKKNIGVIVRVPLASGLLTGKFSKESTFTEGDHRNFNRHGEKFDRGETFSGVDYETGLAAVNELKAVFPGYENLAPVALRWVLQFDGVSTIIPGASRPDQMESNLKAAELPPLTTEQVQAVDEIYAKYIKPRVHQLW; translated from the coding sequence ATGAATTACCGAAAGCTGGGAAAAACCGGATTCAACGTATCAGAAATAAGCCTGGGTACCTGGCAGGTAGGCGGCAAATGGGGTGATGATTTCGATCATACATTGGCCGAAAGCATTCTCCACGAAGCCGTGGATGGGGGTGTCAATTTCATCGATACCGCCGATGTGTACGGCGCGGGTGAAAGCGAGAAAGCCGTGGGGAAATTTGTAAAAAGCCGCTCGGAGCGTATCTACGTAGCTACCAAGTGCGGGCGGCAACTCAATCCGCACACCAACGAAGCCTACCAGCCCGAGGTACTTCGCCAATTTGTGGAAGACAGCCTGACCAACATGGGCCTGGAAACGCTGGATCTCGTCCAGCTGCATTGTCCGCCGACGGAGGTGTACTACCGACCCGAGATTTTTGAACTCTTCGACCGCCTGAAAGATGAGGGTAAAGTACAGAATCTGGGTATCAGCGTCGAGAAAGTGGAAGAAGCGCTGAAAGGCATCGAGTTTGACAACGTAACGACGGTGCAGATTATCTTCAATATGTTCCGGCAGCGGCCTTCGGAGTTGTTTTTTGAGCAGGCCAAAAAGAAAAACATTGGGGTCATCGTGAGGGTACCTTTGGCCAGCGGTCTGCTAACCGGGAAATTCTCGAAAGAATCCACCTTCACCGAAGGCGACCACCGGAATTTCAACCGCCACGGCGAAAAATTCGACCGGGGCGAAACCTTCTCCGGCGTGGACTACGAAACCGGCCTGGCGGCAGTCAACGAACTGAAAGCAGTATTTCCCGGCTACGAGAATCTCGCGCCGGTAGCACTGCGGTGGGTATTGCAATTCGACGGCGTGAGTACCATTATTCCCGGTGCCTCACGGCCCGACCAGATGGAATCCAACCTGAAAGCCGCTGAACTGCCCCCGCTCACCACGGAGCAAGTGCAAGCGGTAGACGAAATTTATGCGAAGTACATTAAGCCTCGCGTGCATCAGCTGTGGTAG
- a CDS encoding glycoside hydrolase family 9 protein, which translates to MKHRYSASYLGKLLLTLFTIVLLKGVSAQTPTESIRLNQVGFYPQAPKLAVVINAEAGKFSIHAPESKKVAFEGTLSESRRSPFSDKTTRIADFSALTQPGAYVLEVPGTGTSYPFEIKSNVHEAASKAAIKGYYFQRLSMPLDKKYAGKWARPAGNPDTDVKIHPSAVGTGRPAGTSISSPGGWLDAGDYNKYIVNSGITMGTLLSAYEDFPEYYYKLTLNIPESNNQVPDLLDEVLWNLRWMLTMQDPTDGGVYHKLTNASFDGMIMPDKATKTRYVVQKGTAAALDFAAVMAQASRVYKRYETQLPGLADSCLIAAQRAWGWAKVHPDVAYDQNVLNKTFDPDVVTGAYGDRRFDDEFIWAACELYITTRSEDYYTAVNLYPDDKMPLPSWAQVRLLGYYSLLRFATELPPIAKKDMDQLGRRVLAMADALIEGTDTHYLNTVMGHQKSDYVWGSSSVAANQGVAVLQAFRLTKNVKYLDAALMNLDYLLGRNGTGYSFLTGFGSRQVMHPHHRPSIADGVAEPIPGLLSGGPNPGKQDKCTTYTSDLPDEAFTDDDCSYASNEIAINWNAPLVYLIGGIEALLGKK; encoded by the coding sequence ATGAAACACAGGTACTCCGCCTCTTACTTGGGAAAGCTTCTACTCACACTGTTCACTATCGTCCTGCTCAAGGGCGTCAGCGCCCAAACCCCAACCGAATCTATTCGCCTGAATCAGGTAGGTTTCTATCCGCAGGCGCCCAAACTGGCCGTGGTAATTAACGCGGAGGCAGGAAAATTTTCCATCCACGCACCGGAAAGTAAAAAGGTGGCTTTCGAAGGTACCCTCAGCGAAAGCCGTCGTTCGCCGTTTTCGGACAAAACAACCCGGATCGCTGACTTTTCGGCCCTGACTCAGCCGGGTGCCTACGTACTCGAGGTACCTGGTACGGGTACGTCCTACCCTTTTGAAATAAAAAGCAACGTTCACGAAGCCGCCTCTAAAGCGGCTATCAAGGGCTACTACTTCCAGCGTCTGTCGATGCCTTTGGACAAAAAATACGCGGGAAAATGGGCACGGCCCGCGGGTAATCCTGACACCGATGTGAAGATTCACCCCTCGGCTGTAGGGACTGGCCGACCTGCGGGCACCAGCATTTCGAGTCCGGGCGGTTGGCTGGATGCCGGCGATTATAATAAGTACATTGTGAACTCCGGCATCACCATGGGTACTCTGCTTTCGGCCTATGAGGATTTTCCCGAGTACTACTACAAGCTTACACTGAACATCCCCGAAAGCAACAATCAGGTACCCGACCTGCTCGATGAGGTACTCTGGAACCTGCGCTGGATGCTCACCATGCAGGATCCTACCGATGGCGGGGTGTACCACAAGCTGACCAATGCTTCCTTCGACGGGATGATCATGCCCGATAAAGCCACCAAAACCCGCTACGTGGTGCAGAAGGGTACCGCTGCCGCCTTGGATTTTGCGGCCGTTATGGCACAGGCCAGCCGGGTGTACAAACGGTACGAGACACAACTGCCCGGCCTGGCCGACAGCTGCCTCATTGCGGCGCAGCGCGCCTGGGGCTGGGCGAAGGTACATCCGGACGTGGCGTACGATCAGAATGTCCTGAATAAAACCTTTGATCCGGACGTAGTGACGGGGGCTTACGGCGACCGCCGGTTTGACGATGAATTCATCTGGGCGGCCTGCGAGTTGTACATAACCACCCGCAGCGAGGATTACTACACGGCGGTGAATCTGTATCCTGACGACAAAATGCCGCTGCCTTCCTGGGCGCAGGTACGGTTACTGGGCTACTATTCACTACTGCGCTTTGCTACAGAACTACCACCCATCGCCAAAAAGGACATGGATCAGCTGGGGAGGCGCGTATTGGCCATGGCGGATGCCCTGATCGAAGGTACCGATACCCACTACCTGAATACCGTGATGGGACACCAAAAGTCGGACTATGTGTGGGGGAGCAGCTCGGTGGCGGCCAATCAGGGAGTGGCCGTTTTGCAGGCCTTCCGGCTTACCAAAAATGTGAAGTACCTCGATGCCGCACTCATGAATCTGGATTATCTGCTGGGCCGCAATGGCACGGGCTACTCGTTTCTGACGGGGTTTGGGAGCAGGCAAGTCATGCATCCGCACCACCGCCCTTCCATAGCCGACGGCGTGGCGGAGCCCATACCGGGCCTGCTTTCGGGCGGGCCCAATCCCGGTAAGCAGGACAAATGCACGACCTATACCTCCGACCTGCCCGACGAAGCTTTTACGGATGACGACTGCTCGTATGCGTCCAACGAAATCGCCATCAACTGGAACGCTCCGCTGGTGTACCTGATCGGGGGAATAGAGGCGTTGCTGGGAAAGAAGTAG
- a CDS encoding DUF1573 domain-containing protein, producing MKKFFAVLVLLLTVASMSFAQKGVMKFKEETHNFGKIEQGKPVTQEFVFTNTGTDPIVITNVSASCGCTTPSYTKDPVLPKQTGTIKATYNAAAMGTFNKSITVFSNAESPSLTLFLKGEVVEKGAASKPSSEK from the coding sequence ATGAAAAAGTTTTTTGCGGTTCTGGTACTTCTGTTGACGGTAGCTTCGATGAGCTTCGCGCAGAAGGGTGTAATGAAGTTCAAGGAAGAAACCCATAATTTCGGTAAGATCGAGCAGGGCAAACCCGTTACCCAGGAGTTCGTATTTACCAATACCGGCACGGATCCGATTGTCATTACCAATGTGAGTGCTTCCTGTGGCTGCACCACGCCGAGCTACACCAAAGATCCTGTACTTCCCAAACAAACGGGAACCATCAAAGCTACCTACAACGCAGCTGCTATGGGTACCTTCAATAAATCGATCACGGTATTCAGCAACGCCGAGTCACCCAGCTTGACCCTTTTCCTCAAAGGTGAAGTAGTCGAGAAAGGCGCCGCTTCCAAGCCTTCTTCCGAGAAGTAG